The following are encoded together in the Magnetospirillum gryphiswaldense MSR-1 v2 genome:
- the soxX gene encoding sulfur oxidation c-type cytochrome SoxX: MLKPISWGAVTVALALTLPVLVQAASPKKAPERGYYDVSRLAPLTDQAGDPVNGRKLAAGKGLCLSCHVMPIPEQADHGDVGPDLAGVGSRLQPPELRLRIADPKVLNPDTPMPSFFKKDLNRLPPNLKGQTVLTAQEVEDVVAYLATLK; encoded by the coding sequence ATGCTCAAACCCATCTCCTGGGGGGCCGTCACGGTCGCCCTGGCGTTGACCCTGCCTGTCCTGGTCCAGGCCGCATCGCCAAAGAAAGCCCCCGAACGGGGCTATTACGACGTCTCGCGTCTGGCGCCTCTGACCGACCAAGCCGGCGACCCCGTCAACGGGCGCAAGCTTGCCGCCGGCAAGGGGCTGTGTCTGTCGTGCCATGTCATGCCCATTCCCGAACAGGCCGATCACGGCGATGTCGGCCCCGATCTGGCCGGGGTGGGATCGCGTCTTCAGCCGCCGGAACTGCGCCTGCGCATCGCCGACCCCAAGGTGCTGAACCCCGACACCCCCATGCCGTCCTTCTTCAAGAAGGATCTGAACCGGCTGCCGCCCAACCTGAAGGGGCAAACGGTTCTGACCGCGCAAGAGGTCGAGGATGTGGTCGCCTATCTGGCCACCCTGAAATAG
- the soxY gene encoding thiosulfate oxidation carrier protein SoxY, with product MSQLNRRTVLAGIGAGAAAMAVAPKLARADKAAADEMVSKLIGGVKPQDGKVKIKLPQIAENGNTVPFTVTVDSPMTEASYVKAIHVMADGNPSPGVASFYFTPTGKAEVSMRMRLGKTQNVQAVALLSDGTAWQVSQEIKVTIGGCGG from the coding sequence ATGTCCCAACTGAACCGCCGCACCGTGCTGGCCGGGATCGGCGCCGGCGCCGCCGCCATGGCGGTGGCCCCCAAGCTGGCCCGGGCCGACAAGGCCGCCGCAGATGAAATGGTTTCCAAGCTGATCGGCGGCGTCAAGCCGCAGGACGGCAAGGTCAAGATCAAGCTGCCGCAGATCGCCGAAAACGGCAACACGGTACCCTTCACCGTCACCGTCGACAGCCCGATGACCGAAGCCAGCTATGTCAAGGCCATCCATGTCATGGCCGACGGCAACCCCAGCCCGGGCGTGGCCAGCTTCTATTTCACCCCCACCGGCAAGGCGGAAGTGTCCATGCGCATGCGTCTGGGCAAGACCCAGAACGTGCAGGCGGTGGCGCTGCTGTCGGACGGCACCGCCTGGCAGGTGTCGCAGGAAATCAAGGTCACCATCGGCGGCTGCGGCGGCTGA
- the soxZ gene encoding thiosulfate oxidation carrier complex protein SoxZ — MPTPRVKMPASAAKGEVFEVKTTIDHDMESGQRKDKDGKPIPRKIINKFTVTYNGKQVFWSDWAAAVSANPYCSFFLTATESGTVELKWHDDDGQVYAASQQITVA; from the coding sequence ATGCCCACTCCCCGCGTCAAGATGCCCGCCTCCGCCGCCAAGGGCGAAGTGTTCGAGGTCAAGACCACCATCGACCACGACATGGAATCCGGTCAGCGCAAGGACAAGGACGGCAAGCCGATCCCGCGCAAGATCATCAACAAGTTCACCGTCACCTATAACGGCAAGCAGGTGTTCTGGTCCGATTGGGCGGCGGCGGTGTCGGCCAATCCCTATTGCTCGTTCTTCCTGACCGCCACCGAAAGCGGCACCGTCGAGTTGAAATGGCACGACGATGACGGCCAGGTCTATGCCGCCTCGCAACAGATCACGGTGGCGTGA
- the soxA gene encoding sulfur oxidation c-type cytochrome SoxA → MRKMMMAATLAALAASPVAQADPPFDPKDPKMAPYMAGDKRSGYTFAEPETRAMQDDDFSNPGFLWVEDGKKLWSKAEGKAGKSCKDCHGEAEKSMKGVGTVYPRFDPHANMLLTLEQKINQCRTERMGADAYKFDSKPYNAMATYVKHQSRGMPLAVQTDGPAAPYFDMGRRLYYERRGMSDIACKHCHEDLSGLHMRSELLSQGMPNGFPQYRLKWQTLGSAQKRIRGCFEEVRAEPYPVDSLENTVIEMYATWRANGLRVESPAVRK, encoded by the coding sequence ATGCGCAAGATGATGATGGCGGCGACCCTGGCGGCCCTGGCCGCCAGCCCGGTCGCCCAGGCGGACCCGCCCTTCGACCCCAAGGACCCGAAGATGGCCCCCTATATGGCCGGCGACAAGCGCTCGGGCTATACCTTCGCCGAGCCGGAAACCCGGGCCATGCAGGATGACGATTTCAGCAATCCCGGCTTCTTGTGGGTCGAGGACGGCAAGAAGCTGTGGTCCAAGGCCGAAGGCAAGGCCGGCAAGTCGTGCAAGGATTGCCACGGCGAGGCGGAAAAAAGCATGAAGGGGGTGGGCACCGTCTATCCCCGCTTCGACCCGCACGCGAACATGCTGCTGACGCTGGAACAGAAGATCAACCAGTGCCGCACCGAACGCATGGGCGCCGATGCCTACAAGTTCGATTCCAAGCCCTATAACGCCATGGCCACCTATGTGAAGCACCAGTCGCGCGGCATGCCGCTGGCGGTGCAGACCGATGGACCGGCGGCGCCTTACTTCGACATGGGCCGGCGACTTTATTATGAGCGCCGCGGCATGAGCGACATCGCCTGCAAGCATTGCCACGAGGATTTGTCGGGCCTGCACATGCGCTCTGAATTGCTGAGCCAGGGCATGCCCAACGGCTTTCCCCAGTACCGGCTGAAATGGCAGACCCTGGGCAGCGCGCAAAAGCGTATCCGCGGCTGTTTCGAGGAAGTCCGGGCCGAGCCCTATCCCGTCGATTCCCTGGAAAACACCGTGATTGAAATGTACGCCACATGGCGTGCCAACGGTCTGCGGGTCGAAAGCCCGGCTGTCCGCAAATGA
- the soxB gene encoding thiosulfohydrolase SoxB → MLTRRDFLQVAAATAVLAGGAPLARASARQDITQASLLEMKPVGQVTLLNFTDIHAQLMPLYFREPSVNLGVGAARGLVPHLSGKEFLKAYGLKAGSPQAYALTHEDFSALAKTYGRVGGLDRMATLIKAIRAQRPDNTLLVDCGDTWQGSYTSLATKGEDMVDAMNLLGVDVMVPHWEFTYGEARVKELVAKLKFPFLAQNVKDTEWEEDVFPHTATFEKGGVKIAVIGQAFPYTPVANPRYMMPKWSFGIRDEDMQKRVDAARAAGAELIVVASHNGFDVDRKMAGRVKGIDVLLTGHTHDAIPGVVKVGDTLLVASGSHGKFLARLDLEVKNKKVVNYAFKLMPVFSDAITPDTEMATLIAKIRAPHAEVLGRKLARTESLLYRRGNFNGTFDDLICQALLDEREAQISLSPGFRWGSSLPPGSDITMEDVYNQTAITYPNAYRSDMTGQLLKDILEDVADNLFNPDPYYQQGGDMVRVGGMGYRIDITKPMGSRISAMTLLKTGEKIEAGKSYVVSGWASVNEGTQGPPVWDVVAGWLQKHPSVKFDGNRAVQVMGG, encoded by the coding sequence ATGCTGACCCGCCGCGATTTCTTGCAGGTGGCCGCCGCCACCGCCGTGCTTGCCGGGGGTGCGCCCCTGGCCCGCGCCAGCGCCCGCCAGGACATCACCCAGGCTTCCCTGTTGGAGATGAAGCCGGTGGGGCAGGTGACGCTGCTGAACTTCACCGACATCCACGCCCAGCTGATGCCGCTTTATTTCCGCGAGCCATCGGTCAATCTGGGGGTGGGTGCCGCCCGCGGTCTGGTGCCGCATCTGAGCGGCAAGGAATTCCTCAAGGCCTATGGTCTGAAGGCCGGCAGCCCGCAGGCCTATGCCCTGACCCATGAGGATTTCTCTGCCCTGGCCAAGACCTATGGTCGGGTCGGCGGCCTGGACCGCATGGCCACCCTGATCAAGGCCATCCGCGCCCAGCGCCCCGACAACACCTTGCTGGTGGATTGCGGCGATACTTGGCAGGGCAGCTATACCTCGCTGGCGACCAAGGGCGAGGACATGGTCGACGCCATGAACCTGCTGGGCGTCGACGTCATGGTGCCGCACTGGGAATTCACCTATGGCGAGGCCAGGGTCAAGGAATTGGTGGCCAAGCTGAAATTCCCGTTCCTGGCCCAAAACGTCAAGGACACCGAATGGGAGGAAGACGTCTTCCCCCACACCGCCACCTTCGAAAAGGGCGGCGTCAAGATCGCGGTGATCGGTCAGGCCTTCCCCTATACCCCGGTGGCCAATCCCCGTTACATGATGCCCAAATGGAGCTTCGGCATCCGTGACGAAGACATGCAGAAACGGGTCGATGCCGCCCGCGCCGCCGGTGCCGAACTGATCGTGGTGGCCAGCCACAACGGTTTCGACGTCGACCGCAAGATGGCCGGACGGGTCAAGGGCATCGACGTGCTGCTGACCGGGCACACCCACGACGCCATCCCCGGCGTGGTCAAGGTGGGCGACACGCTTTTGGTGGCCTCGGGCTCGCACGGCAAGTTCCTCGCCCGCCTCGACCTGGAGGTGAAGAACAAGAAGGTGGTCAACTACGCCTTCAAGCTGATGCCGGTGTTTTCCGACGCCATTACCCCCGACACCGAAATGGCGACGCTGATCGCCAAGATCCGCGCCCCCCACGCCGAGGTTCTGGGCCGCAAGCTGGCGCGCACCGAATCGCTTCTGTACCGGCGCGGCAATTTCAACGGCACCTTCGACGACCTGATCTGTCAGGCGCTGTTGGACGAACGCGAGGCGCAGATTTCGCTGTCGCCCGGCTTCCGCTGGGGCTCCAGCCTGCCGCCGGGTTCCGACATCACCATGGAAGACGTCTACAACCAGACCGCCATCACCTATCCCAACGCCTATCGCTCGGACATGACCGGACAATTGCTCAAGGATATCCTGGAAGACGTCGCCGACAATCTGTTCAACCCCGATCCCTATTATCAGCAAGGCGGCGACATGGTCCGGGTCGGCGGCATGGGCTATCGCATCGACATCACCAAGCCCATGGGCAGCCGCATCAGCGCCATGACCTTGCTGAAGACCGGCGAGAAGATCGAGGCCGGCAAGTCCTACGTGGTGTCCGGCTGGGCCAGCGTCAACGAAGGCACCCAGGGCCCGCCGGTGTGGGATGTGGTCGCCGGCTGGCTGCAAAAACACCCCAGCGTCAAGTTCGACGGCAACCGGGCGGTTCAGGTGATGGGCGGCTGA
- a CDS encoding cytochrome c biogenesis CcdA family protein, with protein MNGFDVSFAGAFGAGALSFLSPCVLPLIPAYLCFLGGVGLDQLTERRQRGVLAAAIAFVLGFSTVFIAMGASASALNRVIMDNMRWLSVAAGLVIIVFGLHYMGVLRIAFLNFEKRLHVQQRPAGLVGAFVLGLAFAFGWTPCVGPILATILMLAAGGDSVWYGTALLGAYAAGLGLPFLLAAAAARPFMSFLTRFRRHMRVVELIIGALLIVTGLLILSGNMNVVGNWLLQSVPAFQSLG; from the coding sequence ATGAACGGTTTCGACGTCAGTTTCGCCGGCGCCTTCGGTGCCGGCGCCCTCAGCTTTCTCAGTCCCTGCGTCTTGCCGCTGATCCCGGCCTATCTGTGCTTTTTGGGCGGGGTCGGTCTGGATCAGTTGACGGAACGGCGCCAGCGCGGCGTGCTGGCCGCCGCCATCGCCTTCGTCTTGGGCTTTTCCACCGTGTTCATCGCCATGGGGGCTTCGGCCTCGGCGCTCAACCGGGTGATCATGGACAACATGCGCTGGCTGTCGGTGGCCGCTGGTCTGGTCATCATCGTCTTCGGCCTGCATTACATGGGCGTGCTGCGCATCGCCTTCCTCAATTTCGAGAAGCGCCTGCACGTGCAGCAACGCCCGGCCGGACTGGTCGGCGCCTTCGTCCTGGGTTTGGCTTTCGCCTTCGGCTGGACACCGTGCGTCGGCCCCATCCTGGCCACCATCCTGATGCTGGCCGCCGGCGGCGACAGCGTCTGGTATGGCACGGCGCTGTTGGGGGCCTATGCCGCCGGGCTGGGCCTGCCCTTCCTGCTGGCCGCCGCCGCCGCCCGCCCGTTCATGTCGTTCCTGACCCGCTTCCGCCGCCATATGCGCGTGGTTGAACTGATCATCGGCGCCCTGCTGATCGTCACCGGCCTGCTGATCCTGTCGGGCAATATGAATGTCGTCGGCAACTGGCTGCTGCAAAGCGTGCCGGCGTTCCAAAGCCTGGGCTAG
- a CDS encoding extracellular solute-binding protein, whose product MPRVRISSVISWKSRRNSLIGGVLGLAALLWAVPAWANQLRILTWANYLSPQVVARFQQETGISVTVDTVTSYTAMIAPLLAGNQVYDVVFPADFQVTELVAQGLLERVGVDRLANFWNVDDVWRARAFDPRNEYTIPHVWGTTAFAVDTAVYGGNMDSLRLVFQPPPSLAGRMAVVDSGFDMVQLALVWLKLPRCSTQADNIDKVRDLLLPILRRVAVVGSDRIVQDMIDGRYALAVMWNGDALMARKRRPSLRYANPVEGSLVWSDVIAVAKGAPNRAGGQAFLSFMMRPEIAAQQSNFNGYANMIRGAEAFMDPGLLNAPEIITPPSSALDFFTHCGNGAETQQEAIWSALLREAGK is encoded by the coding sequence ATGCCAAGGGTCAGGATTTCCAGCGTTATATCCTGGAAAAGTCGACGCAATAGTCTGATCGGCGGCGTGCTGGGGCTGGCGGCGCTGCTATGGGCGGTGCCGGCCTGGGCCAACCAGTTGCGCATCCTGACCTGGGCCAATTATCTGTCGCCTCAGGTGGTCGCCCGTTTTCAGCAGGAAACCGGCATCAGCGTCACCGTCGACACGGTAACCAGCTATACCGCCATGATCGCGCCGCTTCTGGCCGGCAATCAGGTCTATGACGTGGTGTTTCCCGCCGATTTCCAGGTCACCGAACTGGTGGCGCAAGGATTGCTGGAACGGGTCGGGGTCGACCGTCTGGCCAATTTCTGGAATGTGGATGACGTCTGGCGCGCGCGCGCCTTCGATCCGCGCAACGAATACACCATTCCCCATGTCTGGGGCACCACCGCCTTTGCCGTCGATACCGCCGTCTATGGCGGCAACATGGATTCCCTGCGTCTGGTGTTCCAGCCGCCGCCGTCCCTGGCCGGGCGCATGGCCGTGGTCGACAGCGGCTTCGACATGGTGCAACTGGCTCTGGTGTGGCTGAAATTGCCGCGCTGCTCGACCCAGGCCGACAACATCGACAAGGTGCGGGATCTGTTGCTGCCCATCTTGCGGCGGGTTGCGGTGGTCGGCTCGGATCGGATCGTTCAGGACATGATCGACGGTCGCTATGCCCTGGCGGTGATGTGGAACGGCGATGCACTGATGGCACGCAAGCGGCGGCCAAGCCTGCGCTATGCCAATCCGGTGGAAGGGTCGCTGGTGTGGAGTGACGTCATTGCCGTCGCCAAGGGCGCGCCCAACCGGGCCGGCGGTCAGGCTTTCCTGTCGTTCATGATGCGGCCCGAGATCGCCGCCCAGCAAAGCAATTTCAACGGTTACGCCAATATGATCCGGGGCGCCGAGGCGTTCATGGACCCTGGTCTGCTGAATGCGCCGGAAATTATCACGCCGCCGTCTTCGGCCCTGGATTTCTTCACCCATTGCGGCAACGGCGCCGAAACACAGCAGGAAGCCATCTGGAGCGCGCTTTTGCGCGAGGCGGGAAAGTAA
- a CDS encoding thioredoxin family protein, protein MKAWALALWAALTLLVSPALADGKYQAKMNDDGLYHQDWFINSFLDLKEDMAEATKAGKRFAIIWEQKGCPYCRDVHTVNFADDKLREWIKGRYHILQLNLWGDREVTDFDGQVLPEKELARKYRVNFTPTIQFFPETAAETQGKKGEAVEVARMPGYFRNFHFLAMFEYVWDKRYAKGQDFQRYILEKSTQ, encoded by the coding sequence ATGAAAGCGTGGGCACTGGCTCTGTGGGCCGCCTTGACCCTGTTGGTGTCGCCGGCCCTCGCCGACGGCAAGTATCAGGCCAAGATGAACGACGATGGGCTTTACCATCAGGACTGGTTCATCAACTCGTTTTTGGACCTGAAAGAGGACATGGCCGAGGCGACCAAGGCCGGCAAGCGTTTCGCCATCATCTGGGAACAGAAGGGCTGCCCCTATTGCCGCGATGTCCATACGGTGAATTTCGCCGATGACAAACTGCGCGAGTGGATCAAGGGCCGCTATCACATCTTGCAGCTGAACCTGTGGGGCGACCGCGAGGTAACCGATTTCGACGGCCAAGTGCTGCCGGAAAAGGAACTGGCCCGCAAGTACCGCGTCAATTTCACTCCCACCATTCAGTTTTTCCCCGAGACAGCGGCGGAAACCCAGGGCAAAAAGGGCGAGGCGGTGGAAGTGGCGCGCATGCCGGGTTATTTCCGCAATTTCCATTTCCTCGCCATGTTTGAATATGTCTGGGACAAGCGTTATGCCAAGGGTCAGGATTTCCAGCGTTATATCCTGGAAAAGTCGACGCAATAG
- a CDS encoding DsrE family protein, with the protein MRVLAFVLLALVLAAPVGAAETSFADPKPSWDNPRKVVLQLTVDENRHVNNVLYNAINIQKFYGQDNVKVAVIAFGPGVRALLKTDSKVAERIASLKDYEVEFVACGNTLDTMGKSAADLLPGIAVAPYGIPEIMERQLKGWQVIAP; encoded by the coding sequence ATGCGTGTGCTGGCTTTTGTGCTTTTGGCCCTGGTGCTGGCGGCTCCGGTCGGCGCCGCCGAGACGTCGTTTGCCGATCCGAAACCCAGCTGGGACAATCCGCGCAAGGTGGTGCTGCAATTGACCGTGGACGAAAACCGCCACGTCAACAATGTCCTTTATAACGCCATCAACATCCAGAAATTCTATGGTCAGGACAACGTCAAGGTGGCGGTGATCGCTTTTGGTCCCGGCGTGCGGGCGCTGCTGAAGACGGACAGCAAGGTGGCGGAGCGGATCGCGTCGCTCAAGGATTACGAGGTTGAATTCGTCGCCTGCGGCAATACCCTGGACACCATGGGCAAATCGGCTGCCGACTTGCTGCCCGGTATCGCGGTAGCGCCCTATGGCATCCCCGAGATCATGGAACGGCAATTGAAGGGGTGGCAGGTGATTGCCCCTTGA